The Erythrolamprus reginae isolate rEryReg1 chromosome 6, rEryReg1.hap1, whole genome shotgun sequence DNA segment tcattggatcagcccagatactattaatgagagcagaaacattgattaaatcattacaacagtcagaaacacaagcatattcggactcagtggaggaacaagaaataaatttctgctttctaactctccaataaattggacaaccattcaaaaacattataaaaccagaagtactttgacgagtttcAATATCACTTGCCCAATcggaatctgcatagcaaatcaattcaggatacttgttgtgttctggttccaggaacaacttcatgtccatggtgtgcttcatgtatctgagcaatctctttatgcatgtccaatgaaatgtagttgcattgcctacgtgtcgtgacaacaaattcacactaagtgaaatgtcgggtcttgtccaactgctaatgtataacagtgacccaatgactgagcgataaagtgtttggtccttaaacaaaggactgttttggtatgtcaacttgtaaaagtctgtctgcattggagaccgacatgggcgcgcatcagccatgttgcattgttgcaaaagttgatcaattttgtttgcttgtgagaggctaaaccccttctgagttttctgaatctgaactcctaagtgatcatgaatgtgtcctaagcttttcagtgtaaagtgtttttctaaaccttttgcaaaaatctcactcatgcattgatttggaccaatgtaaacaatatcatcaacataaacaagaacaatttcataaacattaccttgcccttttgtaaacacacattcatcagagtcggacttaataaagcccactgaatttagcttgtcaattagacatctatgccacattaaaccagattgtttcaatccgtacagactcttttgcaggCACCAGAcacgtccttcctggtcctggaatccgggtgcacctttcacgtagatttcttcatctagatcagcattcagataagcagtttcgacatcgaactggaaaacttctaagttTAGGGCAGCGGCAGTTGTTAAGGCGATTTTGACACTTTtatttctgacagtaggtgaataagtatcAGTGTAATCATCTGGAAAAGTTTGAGTgaagccttgtgctactaatcttgctttgtatagttCCTCACCATTTGGCTTTCGCTTAATTCTGTAGGCCCATCGTGTACCAATAACTCTTTTGTCGTCTGGAGGGTCAACGTGTttgtacaccttaagtttctttaaactgtcaagttcagcttgcatggcatcataccatttttcttgttcaggttcaggtaaatgtcttaCTTGATGAAAATTATcgggaggaagtaaaacattgttgCAAATGACAGGAAACAGTTTTTGAGCTTcttgcgcttgatatctctgaggaggaactccttttgtggttctcttggaacgtcttagaaccatggtccattcattttggtcatATCCGTCTTCATTTGCATCGCTagtaacatcatctgcgactggtgaagactgtacatctggaacatctggaacatctggaacagctggaacatctggaacatctggaacagctatctgagaatcaggttgcgctgtaccttggaCATCTTTAGGAAagtaaactgaagtatcattactgtgtattctggaccaatttgcatcttcctcaaatttagctgaattggaaacaatatctctgtagttagagtcagtaaatttgtagtacttggaactttcatcaaaacctatcaatctcagtctttctgccactggaccgcccttctttctttgagccagtggaatgttaaccatgtcatacgagccaaaaatgtgaaggttttgaatgtcgggtttcttcccataaaACATGTAGTATggagtttgttttaaaacactgctccaagtacgattaacaaggtagtttgcataccttagtgcttcgccccagtaAGCATTGTCGAGATCAGCGTCTTCTAGGAGACAGCAATACATAGTCTGTAGAACACCTTGGCGTCTCTCAACAATCCCGTTGTGCTGAGGAGTGTAAGGGGCTGAAGCTTGGTGCCGTATTCCTTTGcgtctcatccagttctggaatcGCTGAGACATGAACTCACCGccacgatcactttggattcttctgatacggacaccgaattgattgtagacctttgcagcaaagtctgtaaagatctgaaacgtctctgatttttgtttcattagatagACAAAACCATATCgagaaaaactatcaacaattgttaagaaatacttattgttacccctagtaggccgaaatggaccgacaatgtcggtatgaaccaaatcgaaaatgcgtgaagacaaacgaagggcatgcttagcaatgggggcagcctttgatttagatttgttacaaacaaAACAGTCGAGATAAATTGGACAATTACTATCGACTTTGAAACCGTTCACGCACtcgggcatcttggataaaacatcatatgaagcatggcccaagcgtcgatgccaacggtggatgcacctggaatgaaaaggtttatttgttagtacaggtttagcatttgcaacattatgcagAACACCTTGagattcattggctttatgagcctctgattttataatagcagcaggttttctctctgggcctgcgctTTCATGGTTTGGAACACTTATACTTACATCTACCAGTGAACGAAAAATCAGCTTCaggtagaaaacaccaccaatcggaatGGCGTGTGCGACAACAGTTCCATTTCTAATAATGTGGATATCATAGTTCAGGAGCATAgctttgtagcctaagtcttggtttaggcgatgaaggctgagtatgttgctttcGGATTCTGGAATGTAGAGAACGCGTGGAATCATCTGGTTCAGTTCATCTATGTagatagttccttctccttcgactcgggATAGGTTATTTGAGAATCCATACACCTCCTTATGTCGGACTCATGTAATTCAGTTCCTTTTGGtgagtaatgtgaaaagcagctccgCTATCTACAATCCATAAATGTTTTGTGCTATACTCACAATTTGAATCAGGAACATTTTTAAGAAGCACGGTATTGATTGTAGAGTGTGATTCGCCTTTGGAACCTGGTTGAGCTGATCTGTAGGTACTGGAACCCCTGTGTCTGCCACCTCTGGAACCTCTTCCTCTGGGCTGGGCAGGATATTGAGAGCGTTGTGGAtcagcagattgagagcgttgaaaatctGATCTTCTGGACTGGTTACTTCTTCGTTGGTAACCACGACTCACTGGAGCTCTAGTAGTAGTTGATCTTGATTTAAGCATGCGTTCCATGatgatttcttcttcttttaatggtGGCAAGGCAGAAAATTGCACTTGAATTGCAGTCGGTATCTGTTGCTGTAGCTGAGGACgtggtgccaataatggctgaACCGACTGAAGTGGAATGTGCGCCGGTTGCACGGGTGTAGCAGGAACTTGTGGCGGTTGTACCTGTGAGAATTGCACCCCTTGACTTTGTTGGGGTACTTGTTGCGAAAatgtctgttgaggtacaaacatttctttgtctgcagagtagaattgttctgctgaagcttctttgttcatttggaaatctaaaaagaaatccttctggcgcaaatcaacatttttctggcCATCTAAATTTTCTGGTGACTTGCATTGCTTAAAATGGTCATTGGATGGCGTTTCTGAGCCTTCTGGCAATAAAACAACATTTTGGTGCAGTTGCATAATCTGGTCACCAGGTGGCGCATTTTGGATCTGGGTTGGAACTGAGCCAAATTCCTGAGGATAAGTTGAGCTAGGTATTTTCTTAGtttggccactgggtggtgctGCACCTAGTTCCTTGAGTGCTAAGGAATGCATGATGTCATTGGGCTGTCTCTGGACAGGCTCCATTTTCTCCCTTTGTTCTGGTAAATCACATATTTCTTCCTGGCAAAA contains these protein-coding regions:
- the LOC139169419 gene encoding uncharacterized protein, whose protein sequence is MRKQIILDKIISLQLKFCQEEICDLPEQREKMEPVQRQPNDIMHSLALKELGAAPPSGQTKKIPSSTYPQEFGSVPTQIQNAPPGDQIMQLHQNVVLLPEGSETPSNDHFKQCKSPENLDGQKNVDLRQKDFFLDFQMNKEASAEQFYSADKEMFVPQQTFSQQVPQQSQGVQFSQVQPPQVPATPVQPAHIPLQSVQPLLAPRPQLQQQIPTAIQVQFSALPPLKEEEIIMERMLKSRSTTTRAPVSRGYQRRSNQSRRSDFQRSQSADPQRSQYPAQPRGRGSRGGRHRGSSTYRSAQPGSKGESHSTINTVLLKNVPDSNCEYSTKHLWIVDSGAAFHITHQKELNYMSPT